In Gracilinanus agilis isolate LMUSP501 chromosome 1, AgileGrace, whole genome shotgun sequence, the sequence TGGATTCTAATGCTTCAATTTCATCTTGCAAATTTTTCTTAGCTTCTTCCAGCATTTCTTGGGTTTCATCTTGAGAGTGGCTAATAAAAACATCACCAATTTGATAGGGAATCATTAATGAATCTTCATCCATCATCAATATATCATCACATGCATTCTCTAAATTTTGAAGCTGTttctttttaacttctatttcttccttcagttCTGTGATTATACTAGTATTCCGTGCAAATTTGTTAATCTTTTGTTGGTCCTCAAAAGTGACGTTGACATCTTCTGCAGCCGCCTTCTTCATGGTGGCGGCCATATTGGGATTGGACCCTACATATCTTCTTAAAGACATTAATCAGGgggccagctagatggctcagtagatggatAGCCAGGCCCAGAAGcaagaggtgctgggttcaaatctaatcccaGATAcctcctaactatgtgaccctaggcaagtcacttatctaacctttattgctcttctgccttagaaccaatatgcagtattgatattaagacagaagataaaggttaacaAAAAACATTTAGGGTGACTTCACTAGAACACAGAGTTGTAACTGGAAATAATCTCAAAAACTATCTACTCCAATACTTCTTCATTAAGGAATGAGGAATCTGAAATGAACAAGTAAGAAGTAAGTAACTTAACCAAGTTCAAAtaggtagtagtaataataattttgttgttgttatccagtcattttcagttgtgtctgattgaTGTGgcagtgttttgctatttccttttccagctcattttacagatggggaaactgaggtaaacagagttaagtgacttgaccagggtcacacagctaggaaatctctgaggccagatttgaactcaggagaatgagtctccctgacttcaagcccagagctctatctaccgTACCATCTAGGTACCCTACTAATAAAAATAGCTAGTGTTTATCATTCTATAAGGTTTGCTAAATGCTGTTtttgttatctcctttgatttttctaaCAACTTTATGAGGAAAGGTATTATCATTAATAAGTGACCAAGTTAGGATTCAGACCCTggtcttttgatttcaaaattgtTGGTCTTTTCATTGCATTATGCTGCCTTTAGAAAATGCTATTTGCAGCACTGttgctttttgttgtttagtcatttctgtcatgtctgactctttgtgactccattctAGGtgttttattggcagagatactggagtggcttgttatttccttctccagctcattttatagatgaagaaactgaggccaccagggttaagtgctttgctcaggtcacacaactatcaagtgtctgagaccagatttgaactcaggaatctgattcttcctaatttcaggcctggtgctttatccactgggtCACTAGCTACACCCAGCAATGTTGCCAGCTAAATAGTAATGACAATCCCAATAATGCTAAAGACAGTGTTCAGAAAGAATTCAGTAACAAGGCACTGAACAGAGACTAATGTCCACTTCCTCTCTGTGGAACTCAATATGAAAATTAACCAAATTATTTCCCAACCCGAACTATAACAAGTAAATTCTCTACCACTgaccttctcctccttcctcattATGTGAGACTTGGGGAaccagaggaagaagaggacttGGGATGGCGGGGGGAGTAGCCTGAGAAAGAAATAGAACTTCTTATAGATTTTAAGAAGTAATAATCTTGAATGatgttcttcagttatttttggttgtgtctgactcttcatgactccatattggggttttcttggcaaagacagagatgcaatggtttgccatttctttctcctgttcattttataaatgaggaaactgaggcaaacagagtaaagtgacttgcacagaatcacatagctagtttctgaggccagatttgaactcaggaagatgagtcttcttgactcaaggcccAGTTCTTTATTCACTGTGCACCTAGTTGGTGATAGCTGGGTTTTAATAAAGAGCTGCATACCAGTAGAAATTGCAGAATCATACAAATTTGACACAGGCACAGGTTGGGAAATACTGGATTAGACTGAGGAGGTCTATGGGGGAATACAATGGATAAATATTTAGTCAGAATTTCTCAAACTGAAGAGCAGGAACTGCCCAAGAAGTTGATTGGGTCATGATTATAGGAAATGACACcctaaaaagttttttgatagtgaTTTGGGAAATTGGAGATTTTCCCCATCTCCCCAGAAATGATCTTCCTATATATACTTTCTCATTTCCTCATGTTGCAAATATAGCAATAGACACTGAAGTTCAGTGTCCTGGATCAAAAAGGCCCTTTCTTTGTAATAGCCCATCATTCCTTTATGACTCTTCATgcaaattttatttaaagcctAAAACCTAagataaagagccagacacaCTGAAGAGTTTGTTGGTTGTAATTCAGAAAGACATGTTCATTCCATAACCTATTATTTGCATAAAGTAACAAAGAAATTTTCATATTAGTGTTGTGGTTTTTTTATTCTGAAGTGTGATCATACTTTTTAGTGATTTTTtagtaaaaatcatttaaatacaattctttttttcccccctaaaacccttaccttctgtcttggaaccaattggttccaaggcagaagagtggtaagggctacgcaatgggggttaagtgacttgccaggggtgaaccagctaggaagtgccttgagggcagatttgaaccaaggacctcccgttTCTGGGCTTgacgctcaatccactgagcaacccaactGCCCCTAAATACAATTCTTAAAGaaggtcatttttaaaaatggtcacCTTGGTATTTAGTGGAGAAAATCAGatgacctaggttcaaactcctcctctgatcctgtgtgatcttgggaaaatcactttgcctcttaatgcctcagtttcctcatctgtaaaatgacagggttggactagatggtgtcTGAAGTTACTTCCATCTCTAGATATCTGATCCCATAATCCTGTGAGCTCTTCTAGACACGAATGTCCAGGATTGCATTTGTACTTtagattttttccaaaattaattcttaaggatttaatgTGTTACCCCCATCCCTTTttaattattctgtttttttttcctaatggagACAGTAGGTAGAGACTATTTCTACCTAACCTGTGACATCATCTAAGACTAAAGGTTTCATCAGTCTCTCTGGTTGTAGCCTTCCCCTGTTTCCCCTACATTCCCCATTCTCTTTTGAACCTATGCCCTCCCCTCATGTGAGTTAAAATAAACCataataaaagaactattgtttTACATATTACTAGTCTATCTGAATCTTCTGTGAAACCTTCTTCATATCCCCAAAACACTGGTAAAGATGAGCACAGATGGATGCAATTTCTAGGATCCAATAGGAGGAGAAAGAAGCGTCAGGGATGGTCCTTTGGATAAACTGCCATCAGGATTGCTAAACCAAGCTGGCAAAATGGCAGGCATGTCTGATTGGTTTTCCATGTCTGATGTCAAAGGCAAGGAGATGCTAGGTACTGGCTTTCACTTAAATAGGAAAAGTGTGGAAGGGTTGTGGAAATTTCTAGAAAAATGCAAGGAACAGGTAGAATTAGCCAGAAACAGAGGACCTAGGCCAGAGCTGAGGATCCCTGCCATAAATGAGCCTTTTGATTCTTATAGAGGTTCCCAAACTTCAGATGTTTTTTGGACTATCAAATAATGGTGTGAgacaagaaaaaatgagaaaatgttaattcTTGAGAGTTTAAACATTTCAAAATCAGTAGAAATCCTCCTCATCATATATCCCTCTGGAAGTTCTTTATGGGGTAGAAATTAGTTGGTTTCCACATTGTTATATCTTAACACCATGTCCCATACCCAGCACAAGGCAGATTCTAGTAAAATAGAAACATTCTTAACcttataatttcttcctttaggaaatatgtttttatcagaaaaataataatacctaggaAGGACAGATATCTAATGCTCTGCAGAATAGTGGAGTGAAttatcatttttccatttatcatgaaaatccatttttaataatatatggTTCACTTTCTGTTCTTAAAGCTTTGCCTATGTTATATTATGTCAATCTATATGTCCATTTGTagcttaaatgaatgaatatttttaaaaatatcttattaaaaaaatttttttaattaaaaaattttgaatccaaggcagaaggcaagagttaaagagaagcaaggggtaggcaattaggggtaaatgacttccccaaagtcacacagcttagaagccTCAGAGGCCAGAGTTAAGCCCAGGTCTTCCCTACTCCAGCCTGTTACTctttcactgagccatctagctgttcctaTCTTACTTATTCTTAGTTCTTATGTATATTTCTCACTGTGAAACTGTATTTCTCACAGTTTTTcgaaatacaatatatattttcatcctTCTATAATTTTCCCCTTGATGGTCTGCTAACCCATGGACATCAACATGGCCAAGTAATGAAGGAAATCGACAACTTACTTAATCTGTCTTAGATCTGattcatttgaactcagttcaataaacatttgtctttaaaaattatttaaaaaacactcttctaagtgttagagatacaaagacaaaaaatgggaCAGTTCCCTGCCATCAAGAAACTTATGTTCAAGTCATTTCAAAACATTCCCTCAttgagtagaaacatagaagaaaaacaactgctggaacacatgagctgatggggatattattggggatgaagacactaaaggataactctagtccaactatcaataatatggaattaggtcttgatcagtgatacatgtaaaacccagtggaattgtgcttcagctaaggggggttaggtgggcttgagggagagggaaagaacatgaaacatgtaactatgggaaaatattcaaaataaattttaaaaaagggaaaaaatttaaaaaatattctctcattaTGATAAAATAATCATCTAGAAAACCAATGTTCATTAGCCAGAAGAAACTGAAGTGCAACTTCAATTTGAACCAAGAACTATAGTCCTTGGAAATTCTTTTTTGTCAGCATATACTTTCATTTCAAGCTCTTAATTTACTACAAGGACATggggaaatgacaaaaaactGATTGTATATAAACCTTCGCCTCTGATCCAAGACTTGAGATTGATTCTATaccaaggaatgatgaactgaactAGGGCCAGGTTAGGTTTggaaggtttatttatttatttactcctAGGGTTAGCTATGAGAGAATTTTGTTCTCTGTCAGAGCTACATACTCTGTGGTTCTGTTAGCAGAAGCATCTAAACCAAATAGACACTTTCTagttcccttttttctcttcattcttgcCTAATATCCTGAGCacataaaaaagcatttttttccttcttttttttaaactgagtttGCTTTTCAAATTTGGGGTAGGAAACGAGCCACTAACCTCTTCCTTGTGCATGGAATGTACATGATGAACAGCTAAATTAAAGTGAATCATTATCGTAGCCCCAAGAAAAGGACACCAAGTGTAGCTTTATTCCTGGCTAGTAACAGAGCAGCACTGGAATATTTTGCAGAATGCACTTCTATGTTGTGTTCTTCCTTAAAGATGTATCTGAAATTCCGAAGAAAGGAAAAGTGTACAGAGCATAATTACTTGGATGCCATTATTCATTTGCAgacacaacaaaataaaattaccCATGTAAAGAAAGTAGGACTGactatatttcttatttctagaCAGTATTCCATGGAAAAGATTTATTCTAACGCCTTAACACAAGACTCCCCATcactttggtttaaaaaaaaaaaaaaaaaaggatctgcttttttttttcttaaagtctcAGAGGTCGTGACTTACTGGAAAGAGCAGGGGATTTGGAGTTAGTgatccttagttcaaatccaggaTTGGTTAGTGATGTGTTCTTATGCAAGTCATTTCTCCTCAACtctctatggacctcagttttttttcGTAAAATGGTTAGGGAtcatatttgaagtcaggtcctctcaactccaagcctggaactctatccactatgctacctagctccTCCTAAGATATTTCACTAAAAAAagctcctttttctttcttttcttctagtaGCCCCTGCCATACTTCCATTAAAAGCCTAGAAAAGAGTTTATAACACAGGTACAAGTAAacatttttcagtgttttcatgTTCTTCTTCTGAGTGACTCAGGAAAAAGGCcagatacatgtgtatatacaaacaCAGGTGAGTATTTGATCCAGCTGGAGAGCATTCAGCCCCCTCCTGGACCAACATTTAGATGGTGGTATATACCCCACATGTGTGTCtatgcatgcatatacatgtgtgctcatacatacatacatacatatgtagtgACTTGATTTCTAAATATCAGACCTCTtttgaaaaaagcatttaagttTAAAGCATTTGTGCATCCTGATTCCTTTCCCCCGTAACCTGTTGGGGGAAGGagcatttgtttttctaatgTAATTTTGGACATGATCCTTATTTAGTGTTAACATAATGGCAATAATAGTTGATGTCTAAATAGTGTTTTGAAAGTGCTTTTTTGTACATTCGCCCACTTGAACCTCATACAACCCTTCGAGGTAAGTACCTACTGGcattagcctcattttatatGAGGACCATGGAGGAACAACTGGTAAGAGCcagaggaagaacatgaatccAGAACCTCCAGAGATAAAAGTCTAATACTATCTATTAGGCTACGCCGCCTCACCAAAATTAATACATAAccaaatgaataagtaaataaataactgaatgaTTTCATTCTAGGCACTATAAACACTCtacaaattagaagagaagttCAGTAAattcagagcagctaggtggcacaatgaatggatagaatgctggtactagagtcaggaaaaagtGGGATCAAATCCCATTTCACAGCATtgattagttgtgtgatcctgggtaagtcacttaaccctgtttgcctcagtttcctcttctataaaatgagctggagaaggaaatggcaaactgttccagtatctctaccaagaaaaccccaaatggagtcacaaagagtcaggcacgactgaaataactgaacaacaaaagtataCAAAGAATAGTAGATCAGAAACAAGTcttttgtttgaaaaatgaaatgtccatgaaattttgatttctctatttcAGTGTATGAGCTCGGTTGAGCTTCCTTTATTGCCATTTTCTTTGGTTTATTTATGAACCCTTAGTCAGTAGGAATCTAGATGGTCTCTTCCTGAGACTCAGGGGCttatttcaaacaaacaaacaaaaaaagaaaaccttagcTAGAGTGACATCTAGTGGCAAATGGGGTTTGGATGAAGATGATTTCCATTTCCCATCATATGGAGCATAGAGTTTTGAGTTAAAAGAGCCCTTACAGATTATTCAGTCCAGTTCTTTCatattatggatgaggaaaaacTGAAGGCAAAAAAGGCCTTACCCAACTCAGGCTGACATCCCACACAAGTAAAAGTGATATAGTTGGGGATAGAACCCAAGCTTCTGATTTCAATTCCAGGGTCCACCCACCCATACCATACCCATGGCTTCCTTTTTTCTAATCTGTGTCTGCCTCTTCTGCATACTGTTAAGTAAGGGTTCTAAGAGAAGATTCCAGTCTTAGATATACTTTTGCATTATAAATTAGAACTGAAATTATTCCCTCCAAGCTTGCCAATGGCCTCTTAATTTCTATTCAGTAGCCTTTTTTTCAATCTTCTTTGGCTTTGACCTTTCTGCAGCTTTTGATGTTGTTAAAACTCCCTATTCCTGGATAAACTTttctcatttgactttttttttgacaATGATTATCTTTACCTCTTAGAATAATTGGCATCTTTGAAGAATCAGCTCAGATAACATCTCCTGATTGCCCCCACCATCAGCACTAATTGTCAatgctttctcccttttcttcttctttttaaaaaaatatttatttttcttttaataacaaatttctacataagttttctgaagttatatgatccatattgtctccctcccttaaTTCCTCCCCGCTCCCAAGATTGAGAAggaattcaatctgggttatacatgtattatcatacaaaacatgtttccatattattcatttttatgaataaaaaacTAGCAACAAATaatatgctttcatctacattcctactccaacagttcttttctctagaggtggatagcattctttctcataagtctctcagaattatcctggatcactgaATTACtgttagtagctaagtctatcacaacTGACTGTTCtacaatattgtagttactgtgtacaatgttctcttggttatcCTTATTTCAACTTGATATCAGTTCACattggtctttccagctctttctgaaatcatcctgttcatcattccttatagtacaacattattccatcaccatcacataccacatttttttcagtcattccccaattaatggacttcttttaatttccagttctttgccaccacagaaagagtagctataaatatttttgtacacatatgatcctttcccatttataaaaacctctttgagatatagacataatagttaatattactggatcaaaaggtatgtattattttataaccctttgggcataattcctaattgccttccagaatggttggttcagttcacaactccaccagcaatgcattagtgttcaaATATtaccacattctctccaacagttatcattttcctttaccgtCATCTTGGCAAATCTGCTATATGTgagatggaacctcagagttgttttaatttgcattactctaatgaggaaggatttagaacattttttcatatgattattgatggctttgtttcttcatctgaaaactgcctattcatatcc encodes:
- the LOC123237358 gene encoding prefoldin subunit 4-like; the encoded protein is MAATMKKAAAEDVNVTFEDQQKINKFARNTSIITELKEEIEVKKKQLQNLENACDDILMMDEDSLMIPYQIGDVFISHSQDETQEMLEEAKKNLQDEIEALESRVESIQQVLADLKVQLYAKFGSNINLEVDDS